Proteins from one Sulfuricella sp. genomic window:
- the recX gene encoding recombination regulator RecX gives MSRGEFIRPSQLSLRERALGFLSRREYSRLELKRKLAPHAEDEHEVASLLDDFAARGWLSEARFTEQIVHARRSKYGAQRIAQELKEKGVSADAVAAILPELRESELETARAVWAKKFGVLPQDARERARQMRFLMSRGFSSSIIGKVLHGSGDRD, from the coding sequence CTGAGTAGGGGTGAATTCATTCGCCCAAGCCAGCTCAGCCTGCGGGAGCGCGCACTCGGTTTTCTCTCGAGGCGTGAATATTCGCGCCTCGAGCTGAAACGCAAGCTTGCGCCCCACGCTGAAGACGAGCATGAAGTAGCGTCACTGCTGGACGATTTTGCCGCGCGCGGCTGGCTGTCGGAGGCGCGCTTCACCGAGCAGATCGTGCATGCGCGCCGCAGCAAATACGGCGCCCAGCGCATTGCGCAGGAGTTGAAGGAAAAGGGCGTTAGCGCGGATGCGGTGGCGGCGATTCTGCCCGAATTGCGGGAAAGCGAGCTGGAAACGGCGCGTGCCGTATGGGCGAAGAAATTTGGTGTTTTGCCGCAGGACGCCAGGGAACGGGCAAGGCAGATGCGTTTCCTGATGAGCCGTGGCTTCAGTTCGAGCATCATCGGCAAAGTACTGCATGGCAGCGGAGATCGAGATTAA